One Argiope bruennichi chromosome 5, qqArgBrue1.1, whole genome shotgun sequence DNA segment encodes these proteins:
- the LOC129968985 gene encoding uncharacterized protein LOC129968985, producing the protein MGLESNVVVASSNSRFMIISTQNTFHRVSPFLVHKLIQSTIGEVQNIKKLRSGDLLLQTSEKQALLISKLTKLGDFPVQTALHKTLNFSRGVISEPDLIDLSDGDLVTEFSDQQVCAARRINIRRDGQLIPTKHIVLTFQTPVLPKSVKAGYKICRVRPNIPNPLRCFKCQRYGHSQQACRSKMIMCAKCAESGHDINNCHSDTMKCVNCSGSHTSISKSCPKWTLEKEVISTKIRKNISFAEARKLINDRTPKVGASYSGILKATLICSSV; encoded by the coding sequence ATGGGTCTTGAATCTAACGTCGTTGTAGCATCATCCAATTCTCGTTTCATGATTATTAGTACTCAAAACACATTTCATCGAGTTTCTCCTTTCCTTGTGCACAAATTGATACAATCGACAATTGGtgaagtacaaaatataaaaaaactacgTTCTGGTGACCTTTTGTTGCAGACTTCCGAGAAGCAAGCTCTTCTTATTAGTAAACTCACCAAATTAGGAGATTTTCCTGTCCAAACAGCCttacataaaactttaaacttttcacGTGGTGTCATTTCCGAGCCGGATCTCATCGACTTATCTGATGGAGATCTTGTAACAGAATTTTCAGACCAGCAAGTATGCGCCGCGCGTCGTATTAACATTCGACGTGACGGTCAACTTATACCAACAAAACACATTGTATTAACTTTTCAAACTCCAGTTCTTCCTAAATCAGTCAAAGCAGGATACAAAATTTGTAGAGTTCGGCCAAACATACCTAACCCTCTTAGGTGTTTTAAATGCCAAAGGTACGGCCATTCACAGCAAGCATGTCGTAGCAAAATGATCATGTGTGCAAAATGTGCTGAATCTGGACATGACATAAATAATTGCCATTCAGACACCATGAAGTGCGTTAATTGCTCTGGGTCTCATACTTCTATCTCCAAGTCTTGCCCTAAATGGACTCTAGAGAAGGAGGTGATATCCACAAAAATACGAAAAAACATATCCTTCGCAGaagcaagaaaattaataaatgatagaaCTCCAAAAGTTGGTGCCTCTTACTCTGGTATACTTAAAGCAACACTCATATGTAGTAGTGTTTAA